Proteins found in one Methylobacterium sp. CB376 genomic segment:
- the mutM gene encoding bifunctional DNA-formamidopyrimidine glycosylase/DNA-(apurinic or apyrimidinic site) lyase has product MPELPEVETVRRGLEPALVGARFTTVHLARPDLRFPLPARFAARLTGQRVEALSRRAKYLVADLSSGDALIMHLGMSGRFDVVFPDGRQLSPGEFYLEGAPGQAKHDHVVFALSNGARVTYNDVRRFGFMDLVRRAELETCRHFAGMGIEPLGSDLSGEAVARLFRGRRTPLKAALLDQRLIAGLGNIYVCEALHRARLHPEAAAGTLADAAGRPTRAAARLAQVIRDVLTEAVAAGGSTLRDYAHTDGTQGAFQHRFRVYDREGLACTARGCRGRVRRIVQAGRSTFYCETCQPAP; this is encoded by the coding sequence ATGCCCGAACTGCCCGAAGTCGAGACCGTGCGCCGGGGCCTCGAACCCGCCCTCGTCGGCGCGCGCTTCACGACGGTCCACCTCGCCCGCCCCGACCTGCGCTTTCCGCTGCCCGCGCGCTTCGCCGCGCGCCTCACCGGCCAGCGGGTCGAGGCCCTGTCGCGGCGCGCCAAGTACCTCGTGGCCGACCTCTCCTCGGGCGACGCGCTGATCATGCATCTGGGCATGAGCGGGCGCTTCGACGTCGTGTTCCCGGACGGGCGCCAGCTCTCCCCGGGCGAGTTCTACCTCGAAGGCGCCCCGGGCCAGGCCAAGCACGACCACGTCGTCTTCGCGCTCTCGAACGGGGCGCGGGTGACCTACAACGACGTGCGCCGCTTCGGCTTCATGGACCTCGTGCGGCGGGCGGAGCTGGAGACCTGCCGCCACTTCGCCGGGATGGGGATCGAGCCGCTCGGCAGCGACCTCTCGGGCGAGGCGGTGGCGCGGCTGTTCCGGGGCCGGCGCACGCCCCTCAAGGCCGCGCTCCTCGACCAGCGGCTGATCGCCGGCCTCGGCAACATCTACGTCTGCGAGGCGCTGCACCGCGCCCGGCTGCATCCCGAGGCCGCGGCCGGCACCCTGGCCGACGCGGCGGGCCGGCCCACCCGCGCCGCCGCCCGCCTCGCCCAGGTGATCCGCGACGTGCTGACCGAGGCCGTCGCGGCCGGCGGCTCGACGTTGCGCGACTACGCGCACACGGACGGCACCCAGGGGGCCTTCCAGCACCGGTTCCGCGTCTACGACCGGGAGGGGCTCGCCTGCACGGCGCGGGGCTGCCGGGGCAGGGTGCGGCGGATCGTGCAGGCGGGCCGCTCGACCTTCTACTGCGAGACCTGCCAGCCGGCGCCCTGA